From Bordetella flabilis, the proteins below share one genomic window:
- the rpe gene encoding ribulose-phosphate 3-epimerase, translating into MSPSPSAARIAPSILSADFARLGEEVRSVVAAGADWIHFDVMDNHYVPNLTIGPMVCAAIRPHVDVPIDVHLMVEPVDELVPQFAKAGANIISFHPEATRHIDRTLALIRDHGCKAGLVFNPATPLNHMDYVMDKLDVVLIMSVNPGFGGQSFLHSALTKLREARARIDRWMQLGGQHIALEVDGGVKVDNIAEIRAAGADTFVAGSAIFGKPDYAAVIAAMRDEIAKAGTLAA; encoded by the coding sequence ATGTCTCCTTCCCCTTCGGCCGCACGCATCGCGCCCAGCATCCTTTCCGCCGACTTCGCCCGCCTGGGGGAAGAGGTCCGCAGCGTGGTCGCCGCGGGCGCCGACTGGATCCACTTCGACGTCATGGACAACCATTACGTGCCGAACCTGACCATTGGCCCGATGGTATGCGCCGCCATCCGGCCGCACGTCGACGTTCCCATCGATGTGCACCTCATGGTGGAACCCGTGGACGAACTGGTTCCGCAGTTCGCCAAGGCGGGTGCCAATATCATCTCTTTCCATCCCGAGGCGACCCGGCACATCGACCGCACGCTGGCGCTGATCCGCGACCACGGCTGCAAGGCCGGCCTGGTGTTCAATCCGGCCACGCCCTTGAACCACATGGACTACGTGATGGACAAGCTGGACGTCGTGCTTATCATGTCGGTCAATCCGGGATTCGGCGGGCAGAGCTTCCTGCATTCGGCCCTGACCAAGCTGCGCGAAGCCCGCGCGCGCATCGATCGCTGGATGCAGCTGGGCGGGCAGCATATCGCGCTGGAAGTCGATGGCGGCGTCAAGGTGGACAATATCGCGGAGATACGGGCCGCGGGCGCCGATACCTTCGTGGCCGGTTCGGCCATCTTCGGCAAGCCCGACTACGCCGCCGTCATCGCCGCCATGCGCGACGAGATCGCGAAGGCCGGCACCCTGGCCGCCTGA
- a CDS encoding ATP-binding protein — MNAANHALILAPHGRDAQVIRNVLNAAGVPASTCDDLPALFSGLAQGAGCAVVAAEALTPAALADLAAWAACQEAWSDFPFIVLSPPLDTSADAAAQDALGALGNIMLLERPLRADTLRRAVSAARRARDRQYRARALLRGQAEAEEALRVLNETLETRIAERTHALARANDRLMKEIRERERTQSALVQSQKMEAIGQLTGGLAHDFNNLLNVIMGSVDLIRRTSQDDRVHRLASNARQAVERGAKLTAQLLAFSRSQNLDLRPTNVNELLAGMRELLGLSLGPTVRVLTEFAPDVPEATADANQLELAILNLCINARDAMPSGGVVTLFTAARESRESDLPAGRYVVIGVKDTGSGIPPDVLSKVFDPFFTTKPVGKGTGLGLSQVYGIARQSGGTARIASEEGRGTVVEIWLVPADPSAQRTREDEPPSVSRRTASVLVIDDDAAVRNLIVECLLILGYEVRQAEDGEIGLRLLEERPPDLLMVDFIMPRLNGAEVIERARKLVPGLPVILATGYADAQVGGTVLEHERVLQKPFNLDQLAAMVAEALQR; from the coding sequence GTGAATGCCGCCAACCACGCGCTGATCCTCGCCCCGCATGGCCGGGATGCGCAGGTCATCCGCAATGTCCTGAACGCGGCTGGCGTTCCGGCTTCGACATGCGACGACCTGCCGGCGCTATTTTCGGGATTGGCGCAAGGCGCCGGCTGTGCCGTGGTAGCCGCGGAAGCGCTGACGCCCGCCGCGCTGGCGGACTTGGCCGCGTGGGCCGCTTGCCAGGAGGCGTGGTCGGACTTCCCCTTTATCGTCCTGTCACCGCCCCTGGATACTTCGGCGGATGCGGCCGCGCAGGATGCGTTGGGCGCCCTGGGCAACATCATGCTGCTGGAGCGGCCACTGCGGGCCGATACGCTGCGCCGCGCCGTCAGCGCGGCGCGGCGCGCGCGCGACCGGCAGTACCGCGCTCGCGCGCTGTTGCGCGGGCAGGCCGAGGCAGAGGAAGCCTTGCGCGTGCTGAACGAGACATTGGAAACGCGCATCGCCGAACGGACCCACGCACTCGCGCGCGCCAACGACCGCCTGATGAAGGAAATCCGTGAACGCGAGCGCACCCAAAGCGCGCTGGTCCAGTCGCAGAAGATGGAGGCGATCGGGCAGTTGACCGGCGGCCTGGCGCATGATTTCAACAACCTGCTCAATGTCATCATGGGCAGCGTGGACCTGATCCGGCGCACATCGCAGGACGATCGCGTACACCGCCTCGCCTCGAACGCCAGGCAGGCCGTGGAGCGCGGCGCCAAGCTGACCGCGCAACTGCTGGCTTTTTCGCGCAGCCAGAACCTGGATCTGCGGCCCACCAACGTGAACGAGTTGCTGGCGGGCATGCGGGAATTGCTGGGACTCTCCCTCGGCCCCACCGTGCGGGTGCTGACGGAGTTCGCCCCCGATGTGCCGGAAGCGACGGCGGATGCCAACCAACTGGAATTGGCGATCCTGAACCTCTGCATCAATGCCCGCGATGCCATGCCGTCCGGCGGCGTGGTGACGTTATTCACCGCCGCCAGGGAAAGCCGGGAAAGCGATCTGCCGGCGGGCCGCTATGTCGTGATCGGCGTGAAGGACACCGGCAGCGGCATACCCCCCGATGTATTGAGCAAGGTGTTCGACCCTTTCTTCACGACCAAGCCCGTGGGCAAGGGCACCGGGCTGGGCCTGAGCCAGGTCTACGGCATTGCCCGGCAGTCGGGCGGTACGGCGCGCATTGCCAGCGAAGAGGGCCGGGGTACCGTGGTGGAGATATGGTTGGTGCCCGCCGATCCCTCCGCGCAACGGACGCGCGAGGACGAGCCGCCCAGCGTGAGCCGCCGCACCGCGAGCGTGCTGGTCATCGATGACGACGCAGCGGTGCGCAACCTGATCGTGGAATGCCTGCTGATCCTGGGATACGAGGTCAGGCAGGCGGAGGACGGCGAGATCGGCCTGCGCCTGCTGGAGGAACGGCCGCCGGACCTGCTGATGGTGGACTTCATCATGCCCCGGCTCAACGGCGCGGAAGTGATCGAACGCGCGCGCAAGCTGGTACCGGGCCTGCCCGTCATCCTGGCCACCGGCTACGCCGACGCGCAGGTCGGCGGCACGGTACTCGAGCACGAGCGGGTCCTGCAGAAACCCTTCAACCTCGATCAACTGGCCGCGATGGTGGCGGAGGCGCTGCAGCGCTGA
- a CDS encoding acyl-CoA thioesterase, which translates to MDDAFSHQLSMTILMTPDMANFSGNVHGGHILKYLDQVAYACASRYAGQYVVTLSVDQVVFREPIHVGELVTFLASVNYTGRTSMEIGIKVITEDIRQKLVRHTNSCYFTMVAVDELGNPTPVPPLEPRNEEERQRFEAADQRRALRQEMQKRHVAIKRAVADAGGTTV; encoded by the coding sequence ATGGATGACGCTTTCAGCCACCAATTGTCGATGACCATCCTGATGACGCCCGACATGGCGAATTTCTCGGGCAACGTGCATGGCGGCCACATCCTCAAGTACCTGGACCAGGTGGCCTACGCCTGCGCCAGCCGCTACGCGGGCCAGTATGTCGTGACGTTGTCGGTGGACCAGGTGGTGTTTCGCGAACCAATCCATGTCGGCGAACTGGTGACGTTCCTGGCGTCCGTGAACTACACTGGCCGCACATCCATGGAAATCGGCATCAAGGTCATCACCGAGGACATCCGCCAGAAGCTGGTACGCCATACCAACAGCTGCTACTTCACCATGGTCGCCGTGGACGAACTCGGCAACCCCACGCCGGTTCCACCGCTGGAACCGCGCAACGAAGAGGAACGCCAGCGCTTCGAGGCCGCCGACCAGCGCCGTGCCTTGCGCCAGGAGATGCAGAAGCGGCATGTGGCCATCAAACGGGCCGTCGCGGATGCCGGCGGAACCACGGTCTAG
- the apaG gene encoding Co2+/Mg2+ efflux protein ApaG — protein sequence MKPYDLTVAVEPRYMPEQSDPAEQQYVFAYTVRITNTGEHPAQVISRHWIITDGNQRVQEVRGLGVVGQQPLLAPGETFEYTSGCPLPTPVGTMRGSYHCVGENGIPFEVPIAEFLLAMPRTLH from the coding sequence GTGAAACCCTACGACCTCACCGTTGCCGTCGAACCGCGCTACATGCCCGAGCAGTCGGATCCCGCGGAGCAGCAGTACGTTTTCGCCTATACGGTGCGCATCACCAACACCGGGGAGCATCCCGCGCAGGTGATCAGCAGGCACTGGATCATCACCGACGGCAATCAGCGTGTGCAGGAGGTGCGCGGCCTGGGCGTGGTGGGCCAGCAGCCGCTGCTCGCGCCGGGTGAAACCTTCGAGTACACCAGCGGCTGTCCCCTACCCACCCCGGTGGGCACCATGCGCGGCAGCTATCACTGCGTGGGCGAAAACGGCATCCCGTTCGAAGTGCCCATCGCGGAATTCCTGCTCGCCATGCCGCGTACCTTGCACTGA
- a CDS encoding UbiH/UbiF family hydroxylase → MTQQIIVCGAGIVGLATALALARRRQAVTVLAPAARVPPAPAAHYHPRVYALSPASQRFLASLGIWDALPASRLTPVDAMEIHGDADGSVTLDAWQAAQPHLAWIVEAAEIERVLAQAVRLSGIPWVEDRCVGYQRGVILTENGAQLRAELAIGADGAASPLRAAAGLAQQSVPYDAVGLVTHLDAGLAHHGRALQWFRDDGVLALLPLPDTARGPQVSMVWSAPADLARSLLALPADEQAERVQTFLSLATHGRLGELRMNIGLHGFPLFHEHAQMVAQGVALAGDAAHRVHPLAGQGLNLGLGDAEALATIVAQREPYRGAGDLPVLRRYQRARAEPVLAMRLVTDGLHRLFASRSAPAAWLRNAGMRGVDALPLLKRILIQQASGG, encoded by the coding sequence ATGACACAGCAGATCATCGTCTGCGGCGCCGGCATCGTGGGGCTGGCGACGGCGCTGGCACTGGCGCGCAGGCGCCAGGCCGTGACCGTGCTGGCGCCTGCCGCCAGGGTGCCGCCCGCGCCTGCGGCGCACTACCACCCACGCGTTTATGCCTTGTCGCCTGCCAGCCAGCGCTTCCTGGCGTCCCTGGGCATCTGGGACGCGCTGCCGGCGTCCCGGCTCACCCCGGTCGACGCCATGGAGATCCACGGCGACGCGGACGGCAGCGTGACGCTGGACGCCTGGCAGGCGGCTCAGCCGCACCTGGCATGGATCGTCGAGGCCGCCGAAATAGAACGCGTGCTGGCGCAGGCCGTGCGCCTGTCCGGCATTCCCTGGGTAGAGGACCGCTGCGTCGGTTATCAGCGTGGCGTGATCCTGACCGAAAACGGCGCGCAACTCCGGGCCGAGCTCGCCATTGGCGCCGACGGCGCTGCGTCGCCGCTGCGCGCCGCAGCGGGCCTGGCCCAGCAGTCCGTTCCCTACGACGCAGTGGGACTGGTCACGCATCTGGACGCCGGCCTGGCCCACCATGGCCGTGCGCTGCAATGGTTTCGCGACGACGGCGTGCTGGCCTTGCTGCCCCTGCCCGATACCGCGCGCGGTCCTCAGGTTTCCATGGTCTGGTCGGCGCCCGCGGACCTCGCCAGGAGCCTGCTTGCGCTGCCGGCCGACGAGCAGGCCGAACGCGTGCAGACCTTCCTGTCCCTGGCGACACACGGCCGCCTGGGCGAGCTGCGCATGAATATCGGCCTGCATGGGTTTCCGCTGTTTCACGAGCATGCCCAGATGGTGGCCCAGGGCGTGGCGCTGGCCGGCGATGCCGCCCACCGGGTCCATCCCTTGGCCGGTCAGGGCCTGAACCTGGGCCTGGGCGACGCCGAAGCCCTGGCTACAATCGTCGCCCAGCGCGAACCTTACCGGGGCGCCGGCGATCTTCCGGTGCTGCGTCGCTATCAACGCGCCCGCGCGGAGCCGGTGCTGGCCATGCGACTGGTCACGGACGGCCTGCACCGCCTGTTTGCCAGCCGTTCGGCGCCGGCGGCGTGGCTGCGCAACGCCGGCATGCGCGGCGTGGACGCCTTGCCCTTGTTGAAACGCATATTGATCCAGCAGGCCTCCGGCGGGTGA
- the trpE gene encoding anthranilate synthase component I produces MTELEFKALASQGYNRIPLIADTYADLDTPLGIYLKLAHSGPENGRMSCLLESVVGGERFGRYSFIGLPARTVIQARGTVTEVLHDGKVVETHHGDPLAFIEQYQARFKVALRPGMPRFAGGLAGYFGYDTVRHIEPRLGPAVKPFPAGMEQGTPDIMLLHVDELVIVDNLAGRIYLMVYADPARPEAYARAQQRLLELRQKLRKPVDIPYSHASMQTEERRDFKKADYLAAVLRAKEYIAAGDLMQVQVGQVIAKPFRDSPLSLYRALRSLNPSPYMYFWNFGDFHVVGSSPEILVRQERVVENGEAKSRITIRPLAGTRKRGGTPEEDAALAEELRADPKEIAEHVMLIDLARNDVGRVAETGSVKVTDTMAIERYSHVMHLVSNVAGDLDPNMTSMDVLRAAFPAGTLTGAPKVRAMEIIDELEPVRRGIYGGAAGYLSYGGEMDVAIAIRTGVIKDGTLYVQAAAGIVADSNPEAEWAETEAKARAVLRAAEQVQNGLDQPI; encoded by the coding sequence ATGACAGAACTCGAATTCAAGGCACTGGCCAGCCAAGGCTACAACCGCATACCGCTGATCGCGGACACCTATGCCGACCTCGACACGCCCCTGGGCATCTACCTGAAGCTGGCCCATTCCGGGCCGGAAAACGGGCGCATGAGCTGCCTGCTGGAGTCCGTTGTCGGCGGCGAGCGTTTCGGCCGTTATTCCTTCATCGGCCTGCCCGCGCGCACGGTGATCCAGGCGCGCGGCACGGTGACGGAGGTCCTGCACGACGGCAAGGTGGTGGAAACGCACCACGGCGATCCGCTGGCTTTCATCGAGCAATACCAGGCGCGTTTCAAGGTTGCCTTGCGCCCCGGCATGCCGCGCTTCGCCGGCGGCCTGGCCGGCTACTTCGGCTACGACACGGTGCGCCACATCGAACCGCGCCTGGGACCGGCGGTCAAGCCCTTTCCCGCCGGCATGGAACAGGGCACGCCGGACATCATGCTGCTGCACGTGGACGAGCTGGTCATCGTCGATAACCTCGCGGGACGCATCTACCTGATGGTCTATGCGGATCCGGCCCGGCCGGAAGCCTATGCCCGCGCGCAGCAACGCCTGCTCGAATTGCGCCAGAAACTGCGCAAGCCCGTCGACATCCCGTACAGCCACGCCAGCATGCAGACCGAGGAGCGGCGTGATTTCAAAAAAGCGGACTACCTTGCCGCGGTGCTGCGCGCCAAGGAATATATTGCCGCGGGCGACCTCATGCAGGTCCAGGTGGGGCAGGTCATCGCCAAGCCCTTCCGCGACTCACCGCTGTCGCTGTACCGCGCGCTGCGCTCGCTGAACCCCTCTCCCTACATGTACTTCTGGAATTTCGGCGACTTCCACGTCGTCGGTTCCTCCCCGGAAATCCTGGTGCGCCAGGAACGCGTGGTCGAAAACGGCGAGGCCAAGTCGCGGATCACCATCCGGCCGCTGGCCGGCACGCGCAAGCGGGGCGGCACGCCGGAAGAAGATGCCGCGCTCGCCGAGGAACTGCGTGCCGACCCCAAGGAAATCGCCGAACACGTCATGTTGATAGACCTGGCGCGCAACGATGTGGGCCGGGTGGCGGAGACCGGGTCGGTGAAGGTGACCGACACGATGGCCATCGAACGCTATTCGCACGTCATGCACCTGGTTTCCAATGTCGCCGGAGACCTGGATCCCAACATGACCAGCATGGACGTGCTGCGCGCCGCCTTCCCCGCGGGCACCCTGACCGGCGCGCCCAAGGTGCGCGCCATGGAAATCATCGACGAACTGGAACCCGTGCGCCGCGGCATCTATGGAGGGGCCGCGGGATACCTGAGCTACGGCGGCGAGATGGACGTGGCCATCGCCATCCGCACCGGCGTAATCAAGGACGGTACGCTGTATGTCCAGGCCGCGGCCGGCATCGTCGCCGACTCCAACCCCGAAGCCGAATGGGCCGAAACCGAAGCCAAGGCGCGCGCGGTATTGCGCGCCGCGGAACAGGTGCAGAACGGCCTGGACCAGCCCATCTAG
- a CDS encoding murein transglycosylase A → MFRLLPLVLSGVVLAGCATVEREIPPDQAGAAPGAGPATAAAEAPLVVPPLASLPDTPTRPLAGRFQRVNYSDIPRWTDDDLAQVWSAFLRNCKGLMRPTSGNLALPARATPRAWQPVCAAAIDPARRPVATDAEGVRRFLQTYLQPWRLLAPDGKPASNMVTGYYEPLVRGSRQQGGLNQWPLYMPPNDLLTIDLGAIYPELAGKRVRGKLEGKRVVPYDTRAELENPARRPPVLVYVDDPVENFFLQVQGSGRVLLTEGPDAGKTIRVAYADHNGQPYVSIGRWLIDKGELTADQASMQGIRAWAQRNPQRVREMLNANPAVVFFKEETVTDVEAGPRGAYGLPLTARRSIAVDASFVPLGTPVFLDTAWPASDRPFDRLMFAQDTGAAIRGAARADVYWGFGEAAGQMAGRMKQRGQMWVLWPKQAGEPSAR, encoded by the coding sequence TTGTTCCGCTTGTTGCCGCTCGTGTTGTCGGGCGTGGTGTTGGCCGGTTGCGCCACGGTCGAACGGGAAATTCCGCCCGACCAGGCTGGCGCCGCGCCCGGTGCGGGGCCGGCCACGGCCGCCGCCGAGGCGCCGCTCGTGGTCCCGCCGCTGGCCAGCCTGCCTGACACGCCCACCCGTCCCCTGGCGGGCCGCTTCCAGCGGGTCAACTACAGCGATATCCCGCGCTGGACCGATGACGACCTGGCGCAGGTCTGGTCGGCATTCCTGCGCAACTGCAAAGGCCTGATGCGGCCAACCTCGGGCAATCTGGCCTTGCCGGCGCGGGCGACGCCCCGCGCCTGGCAGCCTGTGTGCGCGGCGGCCATCGACCCCGCGCGGCGGCCCGTGGCCACTGACGCGGAGGGCGTGCGGCGCTTCCTGCAGACCTATCTGCAACCGTGGCGCCTGCTCGCGCCCGACGGCAAACCGGCTTCCAATATGGTCACCGGCTACTACGAGCCACTGGTGCGCGGCTCGCGGCAGCAGGGCGGCCTGAACCAGTGGCCGCTGTATATGCCGCCGAACGACCTGCTTACCATCGACCTGGGCGCCATCTATCCGGAGCTCGCCGGCAAGCGTGTGCGCGGCAAGCTGGAGGGCAAACGCGTCGTCCCCTACGACACACGGGCCGAACTGGAGAACCCGGCGCGCCGCCCGCCGGTGCTGGTCTACGTCGACGACCCCGTCGAAAACTTCTTCCTGCAGGTCCAGGGTTCCGGCCGGGTGCTCCTGACGGAGGGTCCTGATGCCGGCAAGACCATACGCGTGGCGTATGCCGACCACAATGGCCAGCCCTATGTCTCCATCGGGCGCTGGCTGATCGACAAGGGCGAGCTGACCGCCGACCAGGCCTCCATGCAGGGCATACGGGCCTGGGCGCAACGCAACCCGCAGCGGGTGCGCGAAATGCTGAACGCCAACCCGGCTGTCGTCTTCTTCAAGGAGGAAACCGTGACCGATGTCGAGGCGGGCCCGCGCGGCGCCTATGGGCTGCCCCTGACGGCGCGCCGTTCGATCGCCGTCGACGCCTCCTTCGTGCCGCTCGGGACGCCGGTCTTCCTGGATACCGCCTGGCCCGCTTCGGACCGTCCGTTCGACCGGCTGATGTTCGCGCAGGATACCGGGGCCGCCATCCGCGGCGCCGCGCGCGCCGACGTCTACTGGGGCTTCGGCGAGGCGGCCGGGCAGATGGCCGGCCGCATGAAGCAGCGCGGCCAGATGTGGGTGCTATGGCCCAAGCAGGCCGGGGAGCCGAGCGCGCGATGA
- the trpC gene encoding indole-3-glycerol phosphate synthase TrpC, with the protein MNDILAKILAVKAEEVTTARQMRSEAELLREAKARQDVRGFAQAIEDKIAAGKPGVIAEIKKASPSRGVLRENFSPAEIAASYAAHGAACLSVLTDVQFFQGSHDHLRQARAACPLPVLRKDFIIDPYQVVFSRALGADCVLLIAAALSPGQLKELEACAMDLGMDVLVEVHDADELDVALQLRTPLIGINNRNLRTFETTLQTTLDLLPRVPPGRRVVTESGILREEDIRMMRERKVDAFLVGEAFMRASDPGAELARLIA; encoded by the coding sequence ATGAACGACATTCTTGCGAAGATTCTCGCCGTCAAGGCCGAGGAAGTCACCACGGCGCGCCAGATGCGCAGCGAAGCCGAGCTCCTGCGCGAAGCCAAGGCCCGCCAGGACGTACGCGGTTTCGCCCAGGCGATCGAAGACAAGATCGCGGCGGGCAAGCCCGGCGTCATCGCGGAAATCAAAAAAGCATCCCCCTCGCGCGGCGTGCTGCGGGAAAACTTCAGTCCCGCGGAAATCGCGGCGTCGTACGCGGCGCACGGCGCGGCCTGCCTGTCGGTACTGACCGACGTGCAGTTCTTCCAGGGTTCGCACGATCACCTGCGCCAGGCGCGGGCGGCGTGCCCCTTGCCCGTGCTGCGCAAGGACTTCATCATCGACCCCTACCAGGTGGTCTTCTCGCGCGCCCTGGGGGCGGACTGCGTGCTGCTGATCGCGGCGGCCCTCTCCCCGGGGCAGTTGAAGGAACTCGAAGCCTGCGCGATGGACCTGGGCATGGACGTGCTGGTCGAAGTCCATGATGCCGACGAGCTGGACGTCGCCCTGCAATTGCGTACGCCGCTCATCGGCATCAACAATCGCAACCTGCGCACCTTCGAGACCACCTTGCAGACCACCCTCGATCTGTTGCCCCGGGTGCCGCCGGGCCGGCGCGTCGTCACCGAAAGCGGCATCCTGCGGGAGGAAGATATACGCATGATGCGCGAACGCAAGGTGGATGCATTCCTGGTCGGCGAAGCCTTCATGCGAGCCTCGGATCCCGGCGCCGAACTGGCGCGCCTGATCGCATAG
- a CDS encoding anthranilate synthase component II — MSLLMIDNYDSFTYNLVQYFGELGEDVRVARNDQITLEEIAAMKPDRICVSPGPCSPAEAGISVPVIREFGGKVPILGVCLGHQAIGAAFGGDIVRAPRIMHGKTVRIEHRGGDIFTGLPSPYTVIRYNSLTIDPATLPDCLEATATAEDGDIMGVRHKTLPIYGVQFHPESVLSEHGHALMRNFLNIR, encoded by the coding sequence ATGAGTCTCTTGATGATCGACAACTACGATTCCTTCACCTACAACCTGGTGCAGTATTTCGGCGAACTGGGCGAAGACGTGCGTGTCGCGCGCAACGACCAGATCACGCTGGAGGAAATCGCCGCCATGAAGCCGGACCGCATCTGCGTATCGCCCGGTCCGTGCTCGCCGGCCGAGGCCGGCATTTCCGTCCCGGTCATACGCGAGTTCGGCGGCAAAGTGCCTATCCTGGGCGTCTGCCTGGGACACCAGGCCATCGGCGCGGCCTTCGGCGGCGATATCGTGCGGGCACCCCGCATCATGCATGGCAAGACGGTGCGCATCGAACACAGGGGCGGCGATATCTTTACGGGACTGCCCAGTCCCTATACCGTTATCCGCTACAACTCCCTGACCATCGACCCGGCCACGCTGCCGGACTGCCTGGAGGCCACGGCGACCGCAGAAGACGGAGACATTATGGGAGTGCGTCACAAAACGCTGCCGATTTACGGGGTACAGTTCCACCCCGAATCGGTCCTGAGCGAGCACGGGCATGCCTTGATGCGCAACTTCCTCAACATCCGATAA
- the trpD gene encoding anthranilate phosphoribosyltransferase: protein MTISPTEALTRCIEHREIFHDEMLHLMRMLMRGEMSPQIATALLMGLRVKKETVGEITAAAQVMREFATPVRTSYPEQLLDMCGTGGDGSHTFNISTAAMFVAAAAEVKIAKHGNRSASSSSGSADVLEALGANVQLSPEHVADCIATTGIGFMFAPAHHGAMKNVAAVRKEMGVRTIFNILGPLTNPAGALNQLMGVFHPDLVGIQVRVLQRLGSKHVLVVHGKDGMDEASLGAATLIGELKDGEVLEYEIHPEDYGLSMMSNRGIKVSNREESRDLILEALNNKPGPARDIVALNAGLAIYAGNVAPSIDAGLKLAVETIANGAARGKLEQFCAYTRKF, encoded by the coding sequence ATGACCATATCGCCGACCGAAGCGCTGACCCGCTGCATCGAGCACCGCGAGATCTTCCATGACGAGATGCTGCATCTGATGCGCATGCTCATGCGCGGCGAGATGTCGCCGCAGATCGCCACGGCGTTGCTCATGGGCCTGCGCGTGAAAAAGGAGACCGTCGGCGAAATCACCGCGGCCGCCCAGGTCATGCGCGAGTTCGCCACGCCGGTGCGGACATCGTACCCGGAGCAGTTGCTCGATATGTGCGGCACCGGCGGCGACGGCAGCCATACCTTCAATATCTCCACCGCAGCCATGTTCGTGGCCGCCGCCGCCGAGGTGAAAATCGCCAAGCACGGCAACCGCAGCGCCTCGTCGTCCTCGGGCAGCGCGGATGTGCTCGAAGCGCTGGGCGCCAACGTGCAACTGAGCCCCGAGCATGTGGCCGATTGCATCGCCACCACCGGCATCGGCTTCATGTTCGCGCCTGCCCATCATGGCGCCATGAAAAATGTGGCCGCCGTCCGCAAGGAGATGGGGGTGCGCACCATTTTCAACATACTGGGGCCTCTCACCAATCCCGCGGGCGCGCTCAACCAGTTGATGGGGGTGTTCCATCCCGACCTGGTCGGCATACAGGTGCGCGTGCTGCAGCGGCTCGGTTCGAAACACGTACTGGTGGTGCATGGCAAGGACGGCATGGACGAGGCCTCGCTCGGCGCCGCCACGCTCATCGGCGAACTGAAGGACGGCGAAGTGCTGGAATACGAGATCCACCCGGAGGACTACGGGCTATCCATGATGTCCAACCGCGGCATCAAGGTGTCCAATCGGGAAGAATCGCGCGACCTCATCCTGGAAGCGCTGAACAACAAGCCGGGACCGGCGCGCGATATCGTCGCGCTGAACGCCGGATTGGCCATCTATGCGGGTAATGTGGCTCCGTCCATCGACGCGGGTTTGAAGTTGGCGGTTGAAACGATTGCTAACGGCGCCGCACGCGGCAAGTTGGAACAATTTTGCGCTTACACCCGGAAGTTTTGA
- a CDS encoding phosphoglycolate phosphatase — MTSFYAALLDLDGTLLDSVPDLATAANGMRVELGMDVLREDVIATFVGKGVDRLVQRALAGSQEHGELDPDLFERGRESFYRHYHLVNGDKAVVFDGVMDGLKAMRQMGLKLAVVTNKPTEFTLPLLQRTGLAGFFQAAVCGDTCARKKPDPQPVLHACALLGVPPARAVTIGDSINDAQAGRDAGTRVLVVPYGYNEGVDVRTLEVDGIVATLVEAAQWIARDGSVLPASTVQDMGQ, encoded by the coding sequence ATGACCTCTTTCTATGCCGCCCTCCTGGACCTGGATGGCACGCTGCTGGACTCGGTCCCGGACCTGGCCACGGCCGCCAATGGCATGCGGGTGGAGCTGGGCATGGACGTGCTCAGGGAGGATGTCATCGCCACCTTCGTCGGCAAGGGCGTCGACAGGCTGGTTCAGCGCGCGCTGGCGGGATCGCAGGAACATGGCGAACTCGATCCCGATCTCTTCGAGCGCGGACGCGAGTCCTTCTACCGCCACTACCACCTGGTGAACGGCGACAAGGCCGTGGTGTTCGACGGTGTCATGGACGGCCTGAAGGCCATGCGCCAAATGGGCTTGAAACTGGCCGTGGTCACCAACAAGCCAACCGAATTCACCTTGCCGCTGCTGCAGCGCACCGGCCTGGCCGGCTTCTTCCAGGCTGCCGTATGCGGGGACACCTGCGCCCGCAAGAAGCCGGACCCGCAGCCGGTGCTGCACGCCTGCGCCCTGCTGGGCGTACCGCCCGCGCGCGCGGTGACGATAGGCGATTCGATCAACGATGCGCAGGCCGGGCGGGACGCCGGCACCCGCGTGCTGGTCGTGCCCTATGGATATAACGAAGGCGTCGATGTACGGACGCTGGAAGTCGATGGTATAGTAGCGACCTTGGTCGAGGCCGCGCAGTGGATCGCCCGGGATGGCAGCGTCCTTCCCGCCAGCACCGTGCAGGACATGGGCCAATAA